The following proteins are co-located in the Dermochelys coriacea isolate rDerCor1 chromosome 4, rDerCor1.pri.v4, whole genome shotgun sequence genome:
- the PCDH18 gene encoding protocadherin-18 isoform X2 encodes MNCKNLQMHQISSKMHFMFLFVLVIISFSKDVLGKNLKYRIYEEQRVGSVIARLSEDVADVLFKIPNPSSVRFRAMQRGNSPLLVVREDNGEISIGAKIDREQLCQKNLNCSIEFDVITLPTEHLQLFHVEVEVLDINDNSPQFSRALIPIEISESAAVGTRIPLDSAFDPDVGENSLHTYSLSANDFFNIEVRTRTDGAKYAELIVVRELDRELKSSYELQLTASDKGVPQRSGSSILKISISDSNDNSPVFEQQSYVIQLLENSPVGTLLIDLNATDPDEGANGKVMYSFSSHVSSKIIETFKIDSEKGHLTLLSQVDYEITKSYEIDAQAQDLGPNSIPAHCKIIIKIVDVNDNKPEINLNLMSPGNEEIAHISEGSPMDTFVAIVRVQDKDSGVNGEIVCKLHGHGHFKLQKTYENNYLILTNATLDREKRSEYSLTVIAEDKGTPSLSTVKHFTVQITDENDNPPRFQTNRYEVVILENNSPGAYITSVTATDPDLGDNGQVTYTILESYILGSSITTYVTIDPSNGAIYALRTFDHEEVNQITFVVQARDGGSQQLVSNTTVVLTIIDENDNAPVIVGPALRNNTAEISIPKDAESGFHVTRIRAIDRDSGMNSELSCSIIADNEENIFVMDPRSCDIYINVSIESVSSKEWEFFVIVQDKGSPPLSTKALLKCTVFEYVYAIPSTEATFISQPSLDVSMITIISLGSICAVLLVIMVVFATRCNREKKDTRSYNCRVAESTYQHHPKRPSRQIHKGDITLVPTVNGTLPIRSHHRSSPSSSPTLERGQMSSRQSHHSHQSLNSLVTISSNHVPENFSLELTHATPAVEVSQLLSMLHQGQYQPRPSFRGNKYSRSYRYALQDMDKFSLKDSGRGDSEAGDSDYDLGRDSPIDRLLGEGFSDLFLTDGRIPAAMRLCTEECRVLGHSDQCWMPPLPSPSSDYRSNMFIPGEEFQPPPPPPPQQQAFEEDSQPVDANERKRAFQHW; translated from the exons GAGGATAATGGAGAAATCAGCATAGGAGCTAAAATTGACCGGGAACAACTCTGCCAGAAAAACTTAAATTGCTCTATAGAGTTTGATGTGATCACTTTGCCTACTGAACATCTGCAGCTTTTCCATGTTGAAGTTGAAGTGCTGGATATTAATGACAACTCCCCCCAGTTTTCCAGAGCTCTCATCCCTATTGAAATATCAGAGAGTGCAGCTGTAGGAACCCGGATCCCTTTGGACAGTGCTTTTGATCCAGATGTTGGGGAAAATTCTCTGCACACTTATTCACTGTctgcaaatgatttttttaatattgaagtGCGAACAAGGACCGATGGTGCCAAGTATGCAGAACTCATTGTGGTTAGAGAATTGGATCGGGAGTTGAAGTCAAGCTACGAACTCCAACTCACCGCTTCAGATAAGGGGGTGCCTCAGCGATCTGGATCGTCTATCCTAAAAATAAGTATTTCTGATTCTAATGATAATAGTCCTGTTTTTGAGCAACAATCATATGTAATTCAGCTCTTAGAAAATTCACCAGTAGGTACTTTGCTCATAGACCTCAATGCCACTGATCCAGATGAGGGCGCTAATGGTAAAGTCATGTATTCTTTCAGTAGTCATGTATCTTCCAAAATTATAGAGACTTTTAAAATAGACTCAGAGAAAGGCCATCTGACCCTCCTGTCACAAGTGGACTATGAAATCACCAAATCCTATGAAATTGATGCTCAGGCTCAAGATTTGGGTCCAAATTCTATCCCAGCTCATTGCAAAATTATCATTAAAATTGTGGATGTCAATGACAATAAACCTGAAATTAATTTAAACCTGATGTCCCCTGGGAATGAGGAAATAGCTCACATTTCTGAAGGGTCACCCATGGACACTTTTGTTGCCATAGTCAGGGTACAGGACAAGGACTCTGGCGTGAATGGAGAGATAGTTTGCAAGCTTCATGGGCATGGCCACTTTAAACTTCAAAAGACTTATGAAAATAACTATTTAATTTTGACTAATGCTACTCTAGATAGAGAAAAGAGATCTGAATACAGTTTGACTGTAATAGCTGAAGACAAGGGGACGCCAAGTCTCTCCACAGTGAAACATTTTACTGTCcaaatcactgatgaaaatgaCAACCCACCCCGCTTCCAGACAAACAGATATGAAGTTGTTATCTTAGAAAATAACTCTCCAGGTGCATACATCACATCTGTTACAGCCACAGATCCAGATCTAGGGGACAATGGACAGGTCACCTACACTATTTTGGAAAGCTATATTTTGGGAAGTTCCATAACCACCTATGTGACCATTGACCCATCCAATGGTGCAATCTATGCACTCAGAACTTTTGATCACGAAGAAGTAAATCAGATTACCTTTGTGGTTCAAGCTAGAGATGGAGGGAGTCAGCAACTTGTTAGTAATACCACAGTTGTGCTAACTATTATTGATGAAAATGATAATGCTCCTGTCATTGTGGGACCAGCACTACGCAATAACACTGCAGAAATCTCAATCCCTAAAGATGCTGAGAGTGGTTTCCATGTGACTAGGATAAGGGCTATAGACAGAGATTCTGGTATGAATTCAGAACTAAGCTGTTCCATAATAGCTGACAATGAAGAAAACATATTTGTAATGGACCCAAGATCATGTGACATCTATATTAATGTTAGCATAGAATCTGTTTCATCTAAAGAATGGGAATTTTTTGTGATAGTTCAGGATAAAGGCAGCCCTCCACTCAGTACCAAAGCACTTCTGAAATGTACTGTTTTTGAATATGTTTATGCAATTCCAAGCACAGAAGCTACCTTTATTAGTCAGCCCTCTCTGGATGTTTCTATGATAACAATTATATCACTTGGATCAATATGTGCAGTGTTGTTGGTCATTATGGTTGTCTTTGCTACAAGATGCAATCGAGAGAAAAAGGACACAAGATCCTACAACTGTCGTGTGGCAGAATCAACTTACCAGCACCACCCAAAAAGACCATCAAGACAGATTCACAAAGGTGACATTACACTTGTGCCTACTGTTAATGGCACTTTACCCATCAGATCTCACCACAGATCTTCTCCTTCATCATCTCCAACATTAGAAAGAGGACAAATGAGCAGTCGACAAAGCCACCATAGTCACCAATCACTTAACAGTCTAGTGACAATCTCATCAAATCATGTGCCTGAGAATTTCTCACTGGAACTCACCCATGCTACTCCAGCTGTTGAG GTCTCTCAGCTTCTTTCAATGCTTCATCAGGGCCAATATCAGCCAAGACCAAGTTTTCGAGGCAACAAATATTCCAGAAGCTACAG ATATGCCCTACAAGATATGGATAAATTTAGCTTGAAAGATAGTGGCCGTGGTGATAGTGAAGCAGGAGATAGTGATTATGATTTGGGTAGAGATTCTCCAATTGACAGACTTCTTGGGGAAGGATTCAGTGACCTTTTTCTTACAGATGGGAGAATTCCTGCAG CAATGAGGCTATGCACAGAGGAATGTAGAGTTCTGGGACACTCTGACCAATGCTGGATGCCACCTCTGCCCTCTCCATCTTCTGATTACAGAAGTAACATGTTTATTCCTGGGGAGGAATTTCAACCGCCGCCACCGCCGCCACCACAGCAGCAGGCATTTGAAGAAGATTCACAGCCTGTTGATGCCAATGAAAGAAAAAGAGCTTTTCAACATTGGTAA
- the PCDH18 gene encoding protocadherin-18 isoform X1 codes for MNCKNLQMHQISSKMHFMFLFVLVIISFSKDVLGKNLKYRIYEEQRVGSVIARLSEDVADVLFKIPNPSSVRFRAMQRGNSPLLVVREDNGEISIGAKIDREQLCQKNLNCSIEFDVITLPTEHLQLFHVEVEVLDINDNSPQFSRALIPIEISESAAVGTRIPLDSAFDPDVGENSLHTYSLSANDFFNIEVRTRTDGAKYAELIVVRELDRELKSSYELQLTASDKGVPQRSGSSILKISISDSNDNSPVFEQQSYVIQLLENSPVGTLLIDLNATDPDEGANGKVMYSFSSHVSSKIIETFKIDSEKGHLTLLSQVDYEITKSYEIDAQAQDLGPNSIPAHCKIIIKIVDVNDNKPEINLNLMSPGNEEIAHISEGSPMDTFVAIVRVQDKDSGVNGEIVCKLHGHGHFKLQKTYENNYLILTNATLDREKRSEYSLTVIAEDKGTPSLSTVKHFTVQITDENDNPPRFQTNRYEVVILENNSPGAYITSVTATDPDLGDNGQVTYTILESYILGSSITTYVTIDPSNGAIYALRTFDHEEVNQITFVVQARDGGSQQLVSNTTVVLTIIDENDNAPVIVGPALRNNTAEISIPKDAESGFHVTRIRAIDRDSGMNSELSCSIIADNEENIFVMDPRSCDIYINVSIESVSSKEWEFFVIVQDKGSPPLSTKALLKCTVFEYVYAIPSTEATFISQPSLDVSMITIISLGSICAVLLVIMVVFATRCNREKKDTRSYNCRVAESTYQHHPKRPSRQIHKGDITLVPTVNGTLPIRSHHRSSPSSSPTLERGQMSSRQSHHSHQSLNSLVTISSNHVPENFSLELTHATPAVEQVSQLLSMLHQGQYQPRPSFRGNKYSRSYRYALQDMDKFSLKDSGRGDSEAGDSDYDLGRDSPIDRLLGEGFSDLFLTDGRIPAAMRLCTEECRVLGHSDQCWMPPLPSPSSDYRSNMFIPGEEFQPPPPPPPQQQAFEEDSQPVDANERKRAFQHW; via the exons GAGGATAATGGAGAAATCAGCATAGGAGCTAAAATTGACCGGGAACAACTCTGCCAGAAAAACTTAAATTGCTCTATAGAGTTTGATGTGATCACTTTGCCTACTGAACATCTGCAGCTTTTCCATGTTGAAGTTGAAGTGCTGGATATTAATGACAACTCCCCCCAGTTTTCCAGAGCTCTCATCCCTATTGAAATATCAGAGAGTGCAGCTGTAGGAACCCGGATCCCTTTGGACAGTGCTTTTGATCCAGATGTTGGGGAAAATTCTCTGCACACTTATTCACTGTctgcaaatgatttttttaatattgaagtGCGAACAAGGACCGATGGTGCCAAGTATGCAGAACTCATTGTGGTTAGAGAATTGGATCGGGAGTTGAAGTCAAGCTACGAACTCCAACTCACCGCTTCAGATAAGGGGGTGCCTCAGCGATCTGGATCGTCTATCCTAAAAATAAGTATTTCTGATTCTAATGATAATAGTCCTGTTTTTGAGCAACAATCATATGTAATTCAGCTCTTAGAAAATTCACCAGTAGGTACTTTGCTCATAGACCTCAATGCCACTGATCCAGATGAGGGCGCTAATGGTAAAGTCATGTATTCTTTCAGTAGTCATGTATCTTCCAAAATTATAGAGACTTTTAAAATAGACTCAGAGAAAGGCCATCTGACCCTCCTGTCACAAGTGGACTATGAAATCACCAAATCCTATGAAATTGATGCTCAGGCTCAAGATTTGGGTCCAAATTCTATCCCAGCTCATTGCAAAATTATCATTAAAATTGTGGATGTCAATGACAATAAACCTGAAATTAATTTAAACCTGATGTCCCCTGGGAATGAGGAAATAGCTCACATTTCTGAAGGGTCACCCATGGACACTTTTGTTGCCATAGTCAGGGTACAGGACAAGGACTCTGGCGTGAATGGAGAGATAGTTTGCAAGCTTCATGGGCATGGCCACTTTAAACTTCAAAAGACTTATGAAAATAACTATTTAATTTTGACTAATGCTACTCTAGATAGAGAAAAGAGATCTGAATACAGTTTGACTGTAATAGCTGAAGACAAGGGGACGCCAAGTCTCTCCACAGTGAAACATTTTACTGTCcaaatcactgatgaaaatgaCAACCCACCCCGCTTCCAGACAAACAGATATGAAGTTGTTATCTTAGAAAATAACTCTCCAGGTGCATACATCACATCTGTTACAGCCACAGATCCAGATCTAGGGGACAATGGACAGGTCACCTACACTATTTTGGAAAGCTATATTTTGGGAAGTTCCATAACCACCTATGTGACCATTGACCCATCCAATGGTGCAATCTATGCACTCAGAACTTTTGATCACGAAGAAGTAAATCAGATTACCTTTGTGGTTCAAGCTAGAGATGGAGGGAGTCAGCAACTTGTTAGTAATACCACAGTTGTGCTAACTATTATTGATGAAAATGATAATGCTCCTGTCATTGTGGGACCAGCACTACGCAATAACACTGCAGAAATCTCAATCCCTAAAGATGCTGAGAGTGGTTTCCATGTGACTAGGATAAGGGCTATAGACAGAGATTCTGGTATGAATTCAGAACTAAGCTGTTCCATAATAGCTGACAATGAAGAAAACATATTTGTAATGGACCCAAGATCATGTGACATCTATATTAATGTTAGCATAGAATCTGTTTCATCTAAAGAATGGGAATTTTTTGTGATAGTTCAGGATAAAGGCAGCCCTCCACTCAGTACCAAAGCACTTCTGAAATGTACTGTTTTTGAATATGTTTATGCAATTCCAAGCACAGAAGCTACCTTTATTAGTCAGCCCTCTCTGGATGTTTCTATGATAACAATTATATCACTTGGATCAATATGTGCAGTGTTGTTGGTCATTATGGTTGTCTTTGCTACAAGATGCAATCGAGAGAAAAAGGACACAAGATCCTACAACTGTCGTGTGGCAGAATCAACTTACCAGCACCACCCAAAAAGACCATCAAGACAGATTCACAAAGGTGACATTACACTTGTGCCTACTGTTAATGGCACTTTACCCATCAGATCTCACCACAGATCTTCTCCTTCATCATCTCCAACATTAGAAAGAGGACAAATGAGCAGTCGACAAAGCCACCATAGTCACCAATCACTTAACAGTCTAGTGACAATCTCATCAAATCATGTGCCTGAGAATTTCTCACTGGAACTCACCCATGCTACTCCAGCTGTTGAG caGGTCTCTCAGCTTCTTTCAATGCTTCATCAGGGCCAATATCAGCCAAGACCAAGTTTTCGAGGCAACAAATATTCCAGAAGCTACAG ATATGCCCTACAAGATATGGATAAATTTAGCTTGAAAGATAGTGGCCGTGGTGATAGTGAAGCAGGAGATAGTGATTATGATTTGGGTAGAGATTCTCCAATTGACAGACTTCTTGGGGAAGGATTCAGTGACCTTTTTCTTACAGATGGGAGAATTCCTGCAG CAATGAGGCTATGCACAGAGGAATGTAGAGTTCTGGGACACTCTGACCAATGCTGGATGCCACCTCTGCCCTCTCCATCTTCTGATTACAGAAGTAACATGTTTATTCCTGGGGAGGAATTTCAACCGCCGCCACCGCCGCCACCACAGCAGCAGGCATTTGAAGAAGATTCACAGCCTGTTGATGCCAATGAAAGAAAAAGAGCTTTTCAACATTGGTAA